The genome window TGCATGCCTTGCCTGCCGAACCCAGCTTGCGCAACTGGTCCTCGGGCCTGAGCGCCGTGGCCACCGGCGACATCTCGGTCTGTCCGTAGAAGTTGAACAGGCGCAGGCCCGGCAGGCGTTCGGAGAGTTCCTTCACCACCTCCATGGGCATGATCGACGCGCCGTAGTACCCCTTGCGAAGGCAGGACAGGTCGCGCCTGTCGAAATCCGGGTGCCGCAGCAGGCCGATCCACACCGTGGGCGGGCAGAAGAGCTTCGTTGCACGGTTCCGTTCGATCGCGGCGAGCAGCGCGGCAGGATCGGCGCCAGGCAGAAGGATGTTCGTGGCGCCGAGATACAGGCCGGGCGAGAGAAAGCAGTGCAACTGGGCGCAGTGAAAGAGGGGAAGAGCGTGGACTTCGATGTCGTCGCCGCTCATCTCGCCGTCCACGATGCAGCTCACGTACTGGGAGATGTAGTTGCGCGAAGACAGTGTGGCGCCTTTCGGCCGCGATTCCGTCCCGCTGGTGTAGAGCAATTGCACCGGCTCGTCGTCGCCTATTGCCACGTCGGGAGGCGTCGCATCGGCATGGCGCTGCCAGCGGTCCGTGTCTTCCCAGCCTGAAGGCAGAGGGTCGCCATGGTCGGGAATGATGGCCTTCAGCCGCACCGTGGGCGGTATGAGCGCGAGAGCGGCTTCGCCCACGGGATGCAATCTGTCTTCCACGATCAACGCCACGGCCTCGCTGTGCTGGAGGATGTAGGCGACCTCCTGCGCGTTCAGCATGAAATTGACCGGCACGAGAATCGCACCGATGCGCGCCGCGGCGAAGTTGAGCAGCACGAACGTGTCGTTGTTGTGGGACAGCAGCGCGATGCGCTCGCCCTTGGCGATGCCGCGAGCTGCAAGGGCATTGGCGACGCGGTTGACGGTCTCGTCGAGCTGCGCGTACGTCCAGTGGCGATCGCCATACGCAAGCGCGATCTTGTCGGGCACGCGGCGGGAACTGCGCCAGAGCAGTTCGCCCAGCCCGTACCGGCGGGCGCGTTCCACGGTGGGGAGTGCAGCGGTGGTCATGTCCGGTGGATCGTTCAGGAGTCGGCTTGGGCTGGAAGCGTATCGCAAGTTCGGGGCGGGATCCCCGGTTTCCCGCTGACACGGAGAATCCTGGTCGCGGGTTCCGTGCGGAACCGGGGTTCGGGCGTGCTGTCGCGTGTCCCCGCTTGGCGGTAGAGTGCGCAGCCTCGGCAGAACCCGGATCCGCCATGAACCACAGTATTCGCGCTGGACGAGCGCCCCAGCCTTCCACTGCCGTGAACTTCGCGGTGCCGCAAGACGCCTGCGACTGCCACACGCACATTCATGGGGAACCCGCGGAGTATCCGTTCGATCCCGCGCGTGCGTACACACCGGAGACCGCCTTGCCGCACGAAATGGCGGCGCTGCACGCCGCGCTGCATGTGCGCAGGGTGGTGATCGTCACGCCCAGTGTCTACGGCACGGACAACTCTGCAACGCTGTACGGCATGAGGGCACGCGGTGGCGATGCGCGCGGGGTCGTGGTCATCAACGACGACACGGCGGACGGAGAACTGGACGCGATGCACGCGGCCGGCGTGCGAGGCCTGCGGCTCAACCTTTCCACCGCCGGCATCCACGATCCGGACGTCGCCAAGGTGGCACTCGGGCGCGCGTTGCGGCGCGCGGCGGCGCGGGGCTGGCACGTGCAGATCTTCACCCATCCGCCGACCATCGAGGCCGTGGCCGACATCGTCCGGCAGGCACCCGTACCCGTCGTCTTCGATCATTTCGGCGGGGCGGTCGCCTCCGCTGGCATCGGTCAACGCGGGTTCGCCGATCTCGTGGACCTGGTCCGGACCGGCCACGCCTACGTGAAGATCTCCGGTGCCTACCGGTCTTCCAGCCTCGCACCGGATTTTCCCGACATCGTGCCCTTTGCGCGTGCGCTCATCGAGGCCAACGCGGACAGGGTTCTGTGGGGTACCGACTGGCCCCATCCGAGCGGCGCCACGCCGGCGGGACGGAATCGCCTGGAGATCCCGCCCGCGCATCCCATCGACGACGGACGGCTCATGAACCAGCTTGCGATCTGGGCTCCGGACGAATCGCTCCGCGCGAGAATCCTCGTGCACAATCCCGCGCGTCTTTACGAGTTCTGAGGCTCGCATCATGACGGCCATGCGCTGCATCCGGACGGGCCGCGAACGGGAGGGGGCCGCGTGCTGAAACTGGAAGGGAGGACGGCCCTGGTGGCCGGGGCCGGTTCCGTCGGGCCGGGGTGGAGCAACGGGCGGGCAACGTCGGTACTCCTGGCGCGGCAGGGAGCCTCGATCCTTGCGCTGGACCGCGACGCGGCTTCGCTGGAAGAGACCGGGCGTCTCGTCGAGTCGGAAGGCGGACGCTGCGTGACGCACGTCTGCGACATGACGCGGGCAGCGGAGGTCGAGAAGGCGGTCGACCTCTGCCGGAGCACGTTCGGCACCATCGACATCCTGGTGAACAATGTCGGAGGATCGGCGCCCGGGGATCCGGTGACGATGACCGAAGAGGTGTGGGATGCCCAGATGGCGCACAACCTCAAGACGGCGTTCCTGGGCTGCAAGTTCGTGTTGCCGGTCATGGTCGGTCAGGGCCGGGGTGCCATCGTGAACCTGTCTTCCGTGGCGGGGTTGAGAATGGGCACCGAACGCGTCCATGTGGCCTATTCCGCGTCGAAGGCGGGCATCCTGGCGCTCACGAAGTCCGTGGCCCTGGCGCATGCGAAGCACGGCATCCGGTGCAATGCAGTCGTGCCGGGGCTCATGCACACGCCCCTCGTGGAGCAACGGCTTGCCAGGACCGTCGGGGGCGGAGATCTGGCCGCTCTCATCGAGCGGCGAAACGCCCTGGTGCCGATGGGGCGAATGGGCGATGCGTGGGATGTCGCGCACTGCATCCTGTTCCTCGTTTCCGACGAGGCGCGGTACATCACGGCGACGGAAATCGTCGTCGATGGCGGCCTGACGTCCGCGGGTATGTAAAGCAATGCAGGTCTGAGCAGTCGGCCGCCGATCATCCGCAATCGGCATCGGAACGTTGTTTATACTGTCCGAAGACGGCGTCATAGAACGCCGCAGCCAGCCGGGGCCATCAGATTGCGAGTACCGGCATGCGCCTGCAGGAGAAGACGAGGAGGATTTCGCGCGTCGTTGCGGCAACGCGTCTTGCGCTCGGCGCCATCCTCTGTGCCGGCATCACGTCGCCGGGACTGGCCGAACCATCGGTTCCGGATCTGGCGGATCTGACACTGGAACAGCTCGGCAACGTCGTCGTCACATCGGTGTCGCGGCGCGAAGAGCGGCTCATCGAAGCCCCGGCCTCCATCTTCGTCATCAATGCGGACGACATCCGCCGGTCCGCAGCCCAGACATTGCCCGAGGCGCTTCGTCTCGCGCCAAATCTGAATGTCGCTCGCACGTCGGCTGCAGGCTATGTCGTGAGCGCGAGAGGTTCTCGTCCGGTCTCGGCAACAAGATGCTGGTGCTGCAGGACGGGAGGATTCTGTACTCCCCGCTGTACTCGGGCGTGTTCTGGGACGCGCAGGACGTGGTCCTGGAGGACGTGGAACGCATCGAGGTCATCAGCGGTCCCGGCACCACGCTGTGGGGTGCGAATGCGGTGAACGGCGTGATCAACATCATCACCCGTTCTGCCGCCCAGACACAGGGAGCGATGGTTTCGCTCGGCGCGGGCGACCGTTCACGCATCAACACGCTCCGGTACGGTACGGAGCTGGGCGAACACGGCAGCCTGCGTTTCTATGGACGATTGACGGAACATGAGGGAACGAGCCGTCAGGACGGGACGGCGCTCGTCGACGCGGCAGAGCGGGCGCAGGCGGGATTCCGCGGCGACTGGACGGTCCGGCAGGACGCGATCATGGTGCAGGGCGATGCCTACCGCGCGCGGATCGACCAGACCACCGGGGGCTTTCGCGATCTCGAAGGAGCCAACCTCATCGGACGCTGGACCCGCTCGTTCCAGGACGGGTCCAGCTTGCGGGTGCAGGGGTACTACGACCGTGTCGAGCGCGACCAGCCGGGGGCTGTGCGGGAGAAGCTCGACATCGCCGATGCGGAGATTCATCACGCGTTGAGGCCCCATGGCGCTCACCGCGTCCTGTGGGGCGGGGGATATCGCAACGCCGATTCGAAGACCGAGGAGATCCCTTTCGCCCCGGCATTTCTTCCGCGATCCCGTACCCTGCAGTCGTGGCATCTGTTCGCGCACGACGAGATCGCGCTGACGCCGACGGTGGATCTCACCCTGGGACTCAAGGTGGAGCACAACAGCTACACGGGTGCGGAAGTGCTGCCGAATGCGCGGCTCGCCTGGCGGCTGTCCTGGGAACGGATGGTGTGGCTCGCTGCAACGCGTGCCGTGCGGGCGCCATCGCGCGTGGATCGCGAGTTCCACTCGATGGGCATCAGTCCCACCACGGTAAGAGGCGGTCCGGAATTCCAATCGGAGATTGCCGAGGTGCTGGAGATCGGTTACCGCGCCCAGGCGTCGCCGGGTTTCTCCTATTCCCTCACGGTCTTCCATCACTGGTACGACCGGCTGCGCAGCTTCGAGCCGCTGCCGGCCGGGGGTGGACTGGAAATCCGGAACAGAATGGAGGGCACGGCTCACGGCGCGGAGGCGTGGGGCACCTATCGGGTGAGCGACAATTTCCGCCTTTCCGCCGGGGCGGTGTTCCAGCGCATGCAACTGCGGCTGGAACCCGGCAGCTTGAGCGCAGGCGGAGTCGCCGTGCAAGGCAACGATCTCGACCACTGGATCACGATGCGCGCGTCGTGGGATCTTTCCAGCCGCCACGAACTGGACGTCGCAGTGCGTCACGTGGGCGACCTGCCTGACCCGGCCGTGCCGGCCTACACCGCCGTGGATGCGCGACTGGGCTGGCGGGTCACCCGGCCGCTGGAGCTGTCCGTCAGCGTGAAGAATGCATTCGATCACAGCCATCCCGAGTTCGGTCCGTTCCCGAGCCGGCCCGAGTTCGCCCGCACGATCTTCTTCAAGGCACTGTGGCGCCCGGGAGCGACACGATGAACGGGAGAGTGCTTGGCGTGCGTGCGGTCCTGATCGCGCTTGTCTGGGCAGTCAGCCTCTGCGCGCACGGGCAAGTGGCGACGGCCGCAGCAGTGAAGGCGGCCTACATCTATCGCTTTCTCGAATACGTGACCTGGCCCGCCGAATCGTTCCGTTCGGCCGAGGATCCCGTGCTGATCGGCACCATGGAATACGACGATGTCGCTGCGGAACTCGTTCGCGTCGCCCGGACGCGGCGCATCAACAACCGGCGGATCGAGGTGGTGCTGGTGCGCGAGGAAGCCGGAGTGCATGCCCTTTACGTGGCACGCACCGACACGACACGCGGGCAGAGGCTCATCGACAATGCCAGGGAACGCCCGGTACTGGTGATCACGGACGGGCCGGACGGTCTGGACCGGGGCGGCACGATCAACTTCGTGCCCTCGGGCGACCGCCTGCAGTTCGAGATCTCCCTGGAAGCGGCCACCCGTGCGGGGCTCACCGTCAGTTCCAGGCTGCTGACGGTGGCGGTCCGGATTCGCAAGTCGGATGCGAGCGGATCGCGCTACGCGGGCCGGGGATCTCATCTCCTGCATCGGGCCCTCGGGTTCCTCGGCGATACCCTGCTGGGCCGTGACGGCGCATTCCATCTGGCCGGCGCACCCTCGCACGAGACCTTCGCGTGGCGATGATGGAGCGGGTGGCCCGGTCGGTACGGGCGAAGCTGCTGCTTCTGCTGGGCGCGGTGACCGCCATCGCATTGGTCATCTCGGCGATCGCGCTGCTCACCTACGAGGCAAGAACCTACCAGAATCGCTGGGCCCAGGACCTCTCGGCCCAGGCCGACATCCTGGGCATCTCCAGCTCGGCGGCCATCGCCTTCGAGGACGCCCGTGTCGCCCGGGAAAATCTGCTCCTGCTGCGAAGCCGGCCGGCCATCCTGGCGGCGGCACTGTACGACGAGCACGGCAGGCTCTTCGCGAGTTTCGTCCGCGATGCCGATCAGCCGCATCCCCCTGCCGTTGCGGACAAGTCCGGCATGGTCGTCGATGGAGAGCTGATCACGCTCGTGAAGCCCATCGTCGACGGGTCCTCCTTCGTGGGTTCCGTGTATCTGCGAGCGACGTACGGGCTGGCGGACCGTATCCGCAGTTACGCGGCCATCCTGTTCGCGGTCTTCGTCCTGAGCCTCTTCGCGGCCGTGGCGATCGGCATCTGGCTCCAGCGCAAGATCACCGAACCCATCGTGGCCGTGGCGGAGACGGCGCACCAGGTCATCAACACGCGGGACTTCTCGCTGCGGGTGCAGAAGACCACGTCGGACGAGATCGGCTATCTGGTCGATGCTTTCAACACCATGCTTGCGGAGATCGGGGCGCGATCCGAGGCGCTGATCACGGCGGACCGCATGAAGGACCAGTTCCTGGCCACGCTCGCGCACGAGTTGCGAAATCCGCTCGCCCCCATGAGCAATGCGCTTCATCTCATGCGCGTGGCGCCGGACCGGCCGGAGATCATGGAATCGGCCAAGGACATGCTGGAGCGGCAGTTGCGGCAGATCGTCCGGCTCGTGGACGATCTGCTCGACGTTTCCCGGATCACCACGGGCAAGCTGACGCTGCGCAAGGAGATCGTCAGCCTGCAGAGCGTGCTGGCCAACGCGATCGAGATCGCACGTCCGCTCGTGGATTCCCGTGGTCATTCGCTGCGCGTGGATCTGCCGAGAGCCGAGATCCTGCTCGATGCCGATTCGGCCCGGCTCGCGCAGGTGTTCTCCAATCTGCTCAACAACGCGGCCAAGTACACGGATGAGGGCGGGGCGATCG of Betaproteobacteria bacterium contains these proteins:
- a CDS encoding acyl-CoA synthetase, with product MTTAALPTVERARRYGLGELLWRSSRRVPDKIALAYGDRHWTYAQLDETVNRVANALAARGIAKGERIALLSHNNDTFVLLNFAAARIGAILVPVNFMLNAQEVAYILQHSEAVALIVEDRLHPVGEAALALIPPTVRLKAIIPDHGDPLPSGWEDTDRWQRHADATPPDVAIGDDEPVQLLYTSGTESRPKGATLSSRNYISQYVSCIVDGEMSGDDIEVHALPLFHCAQLHCFLSPGLYLGATNILLPGADPAALLAAIERNRATKLFCPPTVWIGLLRHPDFDRRDLSCLRKGYYGASIMPMEVVKELSERLPGLRLFNFYGQTEMSPVATALRPEDQLRKLGSAGKACINVETQIVDDDDHPVPPGTVGEIVHRGPHVMLGYWNDPQKTAEAFRHGWFHSGDLGVMDEEGYLRVVDRKKDMIKTGGENVASREVEETIYQHPAVAEAAVFGTPHPTWIEMVTAAVVRKAGQSLDEDTLIAHCRERLAHFKAPKRVVFVDALPKNASGKILKRELRESLKDG
- a CDS encoding amidohydrolase family protein — translated: MNHSIRAGRAPQPSTAVNFAVPQDACDCHTHIHGEPAEYPFDPARAYTPETALPHEMAALHAALHVRRVVIVTPSVYGTDNSATLYGMRARGGDARGVVVINDDTADGELDAMHAAGVRGLRLNLSTAGIHDPDVAKVALGRALRRAAARGWHVQIFTHPPTIEAVADIVRQAPVPVVFDHFGGAVASAGIGQRGFADLVDLVRTGHAYVKISGAYRSSSLAPDFPDIVPFARALIEANADRVLWGTDWPHPSGATPAGRNRLEIPPAHPIDDGRLMNQLAIWAPDESLRARILVHNPARLYEF
- a CDS encoding SDR family oxidoreductase, coding for MLKLEGRTALVAGAGSVGPGWSNGRATSVLLARQGASILALDRDAASLEETGRLVESEGGRCVTHVCDMTRAAEVEKAVDLCRSTFGTIDILVNNVGGSAPGDPVTMTEEVWDAQMAHNLKTAFLGCKFVLPVMVGQGRGAIVNLSSVAGLRMGTERVHVAYSASKAGILALTKSVALAHAKHGIRCNAVVPGLMHTPLVEQRLARTVGGGDLAALIERRNALVPMGRMGDAWDVAHCILFLVSDEARYITATEIVVDGGLTSAGM
- a CDS encoding TonB-dependent receptor → MLVLQDGRILYSPLYSGVFWDAQDVVLEDVERIEVISGPGTTLWGANAVNGVINIITRSAAQTQGAMVSLGAGDRSRINTLRYGTELGEHGSLRFYGRLTEHEGTSRQDGTALVDAAERAQAGFRGDWTVRQDAIMVQGDAYRARIDQTTGGFRDLEGANLIGRWTRSFQDGSSLRVQGYYDRVERDQPGAVREKLDIADAEIHHALRPHGAHRVLWGGGYRNADSKTEEIPFAPAFLPRSRTLQSWHLFAHDEIALTPTVDLTLGLKVEHNSYTGAEVLPNARLAWRLSWERMVWLAATRAVRAPSRVDREFHSMGISPTTVRGGPEFQSEIAEVLEIGYRAQASPGFSYSLTVFHHWYDRLRSFEPLPAGGGLEIRNRMEGTAHGAEAWGTYRVSDNFRLSAGAVFQRMQLRLEPGSLSAGGVAVQGNDLDHWITMRASWDLSSRHELDVAVRHVGDLPDPAVPAYTAVDARLGWRVTRPLELSVSVKNAFDHSHPEFGPFPSRPEFARTIFFKALWRPGATR
- a CDS encoding YfiR family protein; translation: MNGRVLGVRAVLIALVWAVSLCAHGQVATAAAVKAAYIYRFLEYVTWPAESFRSAEDPVLIGTMEYDDVAAELVRVARTRRINNRRIEVVLVREEAGVHALYVARTDTTRGQRLIDNARERPVLVITDGPDGLDRGGTINFVPSGDRLQFEISLEAATRAGLTVSSRLLTVAVRIRKSDASGSRYAGRGSHLLHRALGFLGDTLLGRDGAFHLAGAPSHETFAWR
- a CDS encoding response regulator — encoded protein: MAMMERVARSVRAKLLLLLGAVTAIALVISAIALLTYEARTYQNRWAQDLSAQADILGISSSAAIAFEDARVARENLLLLRSRPAILAAALYDEHGRLFASFVRDADQPHPPAVADKSGMVVDGELITLVKPIVDGSSFVGSVYLRATYGLADRIRSYAAILFAVFVLSLFAAVAIGIWLQRKITEPIVAVAETAHQVINTRDFSLRVQKTTSDEIGYLVDAFNTMLAEIGARSEALITADRMKDQFLATLAHELRNPLAPMSNALHLMRVAPDRPEIMESAKDMLERQLRQIVRLVDDLLDVSRITTGKLTLRKEIVSLQSVLANAIEIARPLVDSRGHSLRVDLPRAEILLDADSARLAQVFSNLLNNAAKYTDEGGAIDVRAVADNGSVTVDVVDNGVGIAPELLPEVFKMFTQLDSSIERRVQSGLGVGLALSRRLIEMHGGDIEAVSEGRGRGCCFRVRLPMVLAYQPAEVSTGEAPADAGPQGLRVLIVDDNVDFANSLAVILREMRHDVVVAHDGPAGVDRAREMLPDIAFVDIGLPTMNGYDVARLLRAQPPRAGMLLVAVTGWGQEGDRAQAMAAGFDLHLVKPLDVLQLPEVLRMYRNKFAPDVATPPPPTRRGPDSPAPLGPRLNG